A genomic stretch from Aedes albopictus strain Foshan chromosome 2, AalbF5, whole genome shotgun sequence includes:
- the LOC109424228 gene encoding uncharacterized protein LOC109424228: MKILFVISGILLVALAVQGRPACEECDDEVPLAVPDENVLKVVKIQPMKPDDSNVQEINIIDAPVVCPEGQKPDHNGKCRPVWNG; encoded by the exons ATGAAGATTCTGTTTGTGATTTCTGGAATTTTGCTAGTGGCTTTGGCCGTGCAAGGTCGACCAGCATGTGAAGAGTGTGACGATGAAGTCCCACTGGCTGTTCCGGATGAGAATGTACTGAAAGTGGTTAAGATTCAACCAATGAAACCAGATGACTCAAACGTTCAAGAG ATTAACATCATTGACGCTCCTGTTGTTTGCCCGGAGGGCCAGAAGCCAGATCATAATGGAAAGTGCCGCCCAGTGTGGAACGGATAG